The following proteins are co-located in the Gigantopelta aegis isolate Gae_Host chromosome 5, Gae_host_genome, whole genome shotgun sequence genome:
- the LOC121373055 gene encoding protein mono-ADP-ribosyltransferase PARP14-like produces MAMSCFEKAEEDRHTSIAFTTENMVILQFYPPDMVARVLFETIIKFAETNPVYLQKVVLVASPPAKALFKVDVIVNSTGNRLNLSEGPISKIILEAAGSSIQEECKNNYPNGIESWGVAVTSGGNITCKQIYHICLVRSEWSSVKQKYKDIINYLLETADSTGHTSIAFPVLGTGLIQYPNDQVAKSLFETAMAFQGNHLKTILFVVHPKDFANRKVNCSMYAVTDN; encoded by the exons ATGGCGATGTCCTGTTTTGAAAAGGCAGAGGAAGACCGGCATACCTCCATTGCGTTTACCACAGAAAATATGGTAATACTCCAGTTTTATCCCCCTGATATGGTGGCCAGAGTGTTGTTTGAAACAATCATCAAATTTGCAGAAACAAATCCAGTCTATCTTCAGAAAGTTGTTCTCGTTGCTTCCCCTCCTGCAAAAGCTTTGTTTAAG GTTGATGTCATCGTGAATTCCACCGGGAATAGATTAAATCTCAGCGAGGGACCAATAAGCAAGATAATACTAGAAGCGGCTGGGTCAAGTATTCAGGAGGAATGCAAAAATAATTACCCGAATGGGATTGAAAGCTGGGGCGTGGCTGTCACAAGTGGAGGCAATATAACTTGCAAGCAGATTTATCACATATGCCTCGTTCGTTCCGAATGGTCATCCGTTAAACAG AAATACAAAGACATCATCAACTATTTGTTGGAAACAGCTGACTCTACAGGCCACACGTCAATAGCATTTCCTGTTCTGGGAACTGGACTGATCCAGTACCCAAATGATCAAGTGGCAAAAAGCCTCTTTGAAACAGCCATGGCATTTCAAGGAAATCATCTAAAAACCATCCTTTTTGTTGTGCACCCAAAAGATTTTGCTAATCGAAAGGTAAATTGTAGTATGTATGCAGTGACAGataattga